In the bacterium SCSIO 12741 genome, GCATCCAATCGGAAAAAAGAAGGATGAAACTCTTCCCGGTATTCTTGGCGGCCTTGGTCTTGTCCGGATGCATTGGAGACCAAGTGGTCATGGTCCGCTATGAATTTCAAAACAAATCTTTGGACACCCTCTATGTCCATGGACCGATTTTAAAATCCGAGTCAAGCCATCACGGAGATTCAGCCTATGTGATCCTTCCTAAAACCAGTCAAACGATTCTGACCTCTCGAAAAGTTTGCTGGTTTGGCGATTGCCGGATACATCTAAAAAATGATCCCCTTTTGGAGGCTATGAGCATTCATCAAAATTCCTTGAATGCTCCCCCAATCCCACTTGATAAAAGGGATTGGAAATTGAAGCGGAGGCGAGCCATTCTAAAAATAGCTACCTTTACTAATCACCATTGATTCTCATTTTGAAAGTGATTCTAAAACTTATAGTGGTCTAATAATTAGTCTCCCCTCATCGGGATCAACGACTAATTCTTCTTGGTTCGGATACTCTTCCGTACCTGTTTCATTACATCCATAATATCGTGTGTTGAGGTTTTGATCTTGCCCCATTTGGCCCCTCTATCACACAAATCTTAAATCCATTTAGAATAGAATTATTCATGAAAAATCAAGAAGTAAAAAAGGACCCTGAGTTTTTAAAATACGTTTTGGAGTTAAACGGCGATACACCGCTCGAAGAAGCCCTGCAAATAAGCCTGAATCATATTGATGAACTGGATTTAGTCCAACTTAATCGCATAGGTTTGAAAGTATACGAAGCTGACAAATGGACTATAAACCGCATACTGCAGCACCTCATTGACTGGGAAAGAATCTGGTGCTTTCGAGCCATACTCTTTGCCCGCCGAGAAGGAAGCATACCGGAAGGTCATGATCAGGAAATCATGGGCAATCATTCCAATGCGGATGAACTACCGATAGAACAATTAGTAGAGGAACTTCGAATCGTTCGTCAATCTACCATGGCGATGTTCAGGTCCTTTAATTCGGAAATCCTCGAGACTAACTGCGTATTTTTTGAATATGAAATGCCATTATCTGCCATTGGCTTGACGATAACGGCCCATCAAATTCATCATTTCAAAGTGATTAAGGAACGATATATGCCCTTGATCTCTTGATTTGAAAACCGGAAATCATTCTTTCCAACAAAACGGACAAGTCTTGAACTTGAGAGCAAATACTTTCAATCCGATATAAACTGAATAATTCACAATTTTGTGGAAGCCTATTGCTCTCATGAACTTCGTGTATTTGCATATTAAGAATATGGTGTGTCCCAGATGCATTCAACGCGTCGTTCAAATCATGGAAGAACTGCAGCTGCCCTATGTTTCGGTGGAACTTGGGCAGGTTACGCTGCAAAAAAACTTAAGCCAAGAGGAGAGAGAAGGTTTTCGTGTTGAATTAATGAATTCAGGATTTGAACTGTTGGAAGATCGTAAATCACAACTCATCGATCAGATCAAACGGTTGGTTTTAAGCTATGTTCGTGCCGATAATTCGGAATCTCAAAAACTCTCGGACTACCTAACCGAACATCTCCATATCAACTAT is a window encoding:
- a CDS encoding DinB family protein, with the protein product MKNQEVKKDPEFLKYVLELNGDTPLEEALQISLNHIDELDLVQLNRIGLKVYEADKWTINRILQHLIDWERIWCFRAILFARREGSIPEGHDQEIMGNHSNADELPIEQLVEELRIVRQSTMAMFRSFNSEILETNCVFFEYEMPLSAIGLTITAHQIHHFKVIKERYMPLIS
- a CDS encoding helix-turn-helix transcriptional regulator; its protein translation is MNFVYLHIKNMVCPRCIQRVVQIMEELQLPYVSVELGQVTLQKNLSQEEREGFRVELMNSGFELLEDRKSQLIDQIKRLVLSYVRADNSESQKLSDYLTEHLHINYTSISKLFSSVEGKTLERYLVTQRMERVKELLFYDEFTLNEIAHQLNFSSVAYLSAQFKKETGMTPTAFKDLRTPGHQSLDKI